In Pirellula sp. SH-Sr6A, the DNA window GTCGCCACACCGACCTTGACGCCGGCAACCTTGGCTCGCCAGAAAAAGTCCCAGTGCTCGTCGACCTTCAGTTCTTCATCCCATCGAATTGCCTGCAGGATGTCGCGATGGGCAACAAAGCAGTTACAAACGAATGCGCACTCGGCGATGTCGCCGATGCGTCGATACTCACCGCGCGGAATGTGAAGAACGCCACCGGCTGACTTCAGTAAACGTGGCGCGCCATCAGGATGGGCACGATGCGGTTGCTTGCTGAGCGTTGCTAATAGATCGAGGCGACTCGACTCGAACTTGCGAACCAGATCATTCAGTCGAGTCTGTGGGCCAACCACGTGATCATCGTCAGAGAAGATCACCATCCTTGTTTGCGCGGCTTCAACGAGACGATTGCGACCAGCCGACAACCCGATGTCATATTCAGTCTCAATGAGTCTATCGACCAACGTGGCTTCGTCGGGACAGACTTGCGAAAATCGCAGATCAGGCTTGCCGTCGTCGAGGACGTAGATCAGCGGACGATCATCGCCACAATGCTCGTAAATGCTACGCACCAGAGTCGCGCAACAATGAGGGCGATGGATGGTCTTGATGCAGAATGTGACACGATCACGCATGGACGA includes these proteins:
- a CDS encoding glycosyltransferase family 2 protein, encoding MRDRVTFCIKTIHRPHCCATLVRSIYEHCGDDRPLIYVLDDGKPDLRFSQVCPDEATLVDRLIETEYDIGLSAGRNRLVEAAQTRMVIFSDDDHVVGPQTRLNDLVRKFESSRLDLLATLSKQPHRAHPDGAPRLLKSAGGVLHIPRGEYRRIGDIAECAFVCNCFVAHRDILQAIRWDEELKVDEHWDFFWRAKVAGVKVGVATDHIFPHIHVDPPAYKRHRPVFLKQALRKHNLRKVLWR